The sequence below is a genomic window from Deltaproteobacteria bacterium GWC2_65_14.
GGTGGCGGACACCGAGGGGATGTGACGCACCGCCTCCCGGAGAAAGTCGAGGATCGCGGGATGGGAGGCCTCCCCGTACCGGCTCGGGCAGAACTTCGCGTAGGTCCGCGCGTCCGGGGCGTTCAGCGACACGGAGAGGGCGTCCACCAGTCCCGAAAGCTCCGGGAGAATGTTGCGCCCGTGCACGAGGTTTCCCAGCCCGTCGGTGTTCACCCGGATCCTGGCTCCCCGGCCTTTGAGCGTTTTCGCGATCGTTTTCATCTCTTCGAGCCGCAGCAGCGGCTCCCCGAATCCGCAGAAGACGACCTCGTCGTAGGGCGCCGGGTCGCCCGCTTCCGCCAGGACCTCCGCCACGCCCGGCTCTCCCGGAAGCTTCAGGAAGTGCCCCTTGACGTGGAAGTCGCTTCGCTTCGCGCAGAAGACGCAGGCGTTCGTGCAGCGGTTCGTGATGTTGAGATAGAGGGAGTTGCGGATCCGGTAGGCGACGCGGACCTCCTCGTCGGCGGGGATCCGGAAGATCCTCTTCGCGTTCAGCGATGTGACCCGGCCCACGTCCTCCGGCGACAGCCCCTTGATCTCCGCGATCCGCTGCGCCACCAGAGGGACGTAGGCCGGCTCGTTCGTCTTCCCCCGGTGCGGGACCGGCGCCAGGAAGGGGCAATCGGTCTCGATGAGCAGCCGCTCCAGGGGAAGGCTGCGTACCGCGTCGACCTGCGCTTCGGCCCCGCGGTAGGTGATCGCTCCCGGGATCGAGACGAGGAAGTTCAGACGGGAGGCCTTTTGCGCCATGGCCAGGTCCCCGGAGAAACAGTGGATGATCCCGCCCGTCTCGTCCGCCTTCTCCTCCGCCAGGATGGCGAGCACCTCGTCGTGGGCGTCGCGGTCGTGGACGATGACGGGGAGGTTCCTGCGGCGGGCGAGGCGGATCTGCTCCCGGAAGGCGGCGCGCTGGCGCTCCCGGGGCGACCGGTCCCGGAAGAAGTCGAGCCCCGTCTCCCCGATCGCGACCACCTTGTCGCACCGGGAGAGCCGGTCGAGCCGCTCCAGCTCCGCGTCGGAGCAGCCGGAGGCGTCGTGCGGGTGCAGCCCGACCGATGCGTAGACGCCGGCGTGCCGGTGGGCGATCGCGATCGCCGTTTCCGACCGCTCCGCGTCGATCCCGATCGTGACGATGTGGGAAACCCCCGCCTCCCGGGCGCGGCGCACCACCTTCTCCTCCTCGTGGCACAGGGGGGCAAGGTCCAGATGCGCGTGGGTATCAAAGTACATCGGCGTCCCACGATGGAGCGTTTCCCGGGCGGAGCAAGCCGAAGCCGATGAACGCTTTGCGGGACTGCATCGCCGTGTCCGGCCGGAGCCGGCGTCCTACTCTTCGATCCGGGGGAAGACGACCGCCGACTTGGGCAGGACGGCGCCGGTCCGCAAGCCCCCCCAGGCGCCCGCCTCCGGGAGGACCGCCTTCTCCACGCTTCCCCCGCACCCGAGCGCTTCCCACATCGTCTGGGAGGCGGCCGGGAGGAAGGGGGCTGTCAGCAGCACGCAGATGCGGGTCGCCTCGAGGACGTTGTAGAGGACCGCGCCCAGCCGACCCCGCTTTCCGGGATCGCGGGCGAGGACCCAGGGGGCGGAGGCGTCGACATACTTGTTCGCCGCCTTCACCAGCTCCCACGCGGCGGTAAGCGCCTTGTGCAGCTGCAGCTCCTCCATCGCCTCGCCCACAGCCCGCCGCGCCTCGGCGGCCTTCGCGATCAGCCCGGGGTCCTCTCCCTCCGCGGGGCCCGGCTCCGGCACCGTTCCCCCGAAATATTTTCCGAGCATCCCCAGCGTCCGGTTCAGCAGGTTCCCGAAGTCGTTCGCCAGCTCCGAGTTGGTCCGGTGCACGAGCGCCTTCTTCGAGAAGTCGC
It includes:
- a CDS encoding radical SAM protein, coding for MYFDTHAHLDLAPLCHEEEKVVRRAREAGVSHIVTIGIDAERSETAIAIAHRHAGVYASVGLHPHDASGCSDAELERLDRLSRCDKVVAIGETGLDFFRDRSPRERQRAAFREQIRLARRRNLPVIVHDRDAHDEVLAILAEEKADETGGIIHCFSGDLAMAQKASRLNFLVSIPGAITYRGAEAQVDAVRSLPLERLLIETDCPFLAPVPHRGKTNEPAYVPLVAQRIAEIKGLSPEDVGRVTSLNAKRIFRIPADEEVRVAYRIRNSLYLNITNRCTNACVFCAKRSDFHVKGHFLKLPGEPGVAEVLAEAGDPAPYDEVVFCGFGEPLLRLEEMKTIAKTLKGRGARIRVNTDGLGNLVHGRNILPELSGLVDALSVSLNAPDARTYAKFCPSRYGEASHPAILDFLREAVRHIPSVSATAVALPGLDHEAVRRLAESIPGVSFRLRSYDEVG